The following DNA comes from Vicia villosa cultivar HV-30 ecotype Madison, WI unplaced genomic scaffold, Vvil1.0 ctg.000509F_1_1, whole genome shotgun sequence.
GGGAGATGAAGATGGTCCTTATGCTAATATGTGGGGTTTTCTGGAAAATAGGAATTGGGAAAAGGTGTTTGAACCACACACTGTAATTGACTACGACATAGTCAAGGAATTTTATGCCAATGCCATCAAGACTACTGATGAATCTGTCGCTTATTCATATCAGTCCTATGTGAGAGGCAAAACTGTGGCGTTCGACAGAGAGTCAATCAGTGAATTCTTAGGGGAACCACTCCAATTGGGTGAGGATGAAAAATGCTTCTACCGGCAGAATGTCAACAATTGTGCCAACATGGTGGAGATGATGACGGAGACAATTTGTACTAGGGGGCGAGGACCAGAGCTTAGTCGGCAAGGGAACCCAACCCATTACAACAGGAAGGATCTGAGTATTCAAGCACGGGGAATTCTATCGGTGATCCTCTACAACATCCGGCCAAGGACTCATGTCACCACCATTCCTCTTGATGTGGCTTTCTTAATAACCACGATCATGACGGAAAATACTGTTGATGTCGCCTTCATTCTCTCGAATGAATTGCGACGAGCTGCATTGAGTgacacacaacatggcattaatgcCCAATGTGTGTTGCCACTACCTGGATTGATTATGGGGCTTTGTAAAGAAGCCGGAGTGGAAATTCCTGGACAGGGACATCACGTTattaacacttttattgatgatgtttatatTGACAGGTTTTGTGCAAAGCCATACTACAGGGATCAAGCAACCGATCCTCCTCCAGCTGGACCTTCTGTTTCTGCAGCACACCCCCAGGGTAGTGCAGCCCCTTTTGACCCTCTGGTAGCCCATCATTATTATTCTGCTATGTTTGAAGCAAATCAGAGGTCCTAGATCTTTCTGCACGATGCTATGCAGCAACAATTCAGGAACCTGTCTGCGGCCCCTGAAGAGAGAACTTTCCCAACCAGGGAAAGCTATTTCACTTACTGCGGTTGGCCGGAGATCAACCCTTTTCCTGTTGGGGGGGGGTGCAGGTGGTGATACAGGTGCAGATGCAGGTGCCACTGCTGGGGCTGATAACCAAGAACAGGAGAATGAGGCGGATATTGAGGCTGATATTGATGCCATGTTTGTATGAGGTGATGAGAGGTGATGTAAGAGTGAGTGAAAAATTGTTTTGTGTTGGTAATTGAGGTGATGATAAGACTGCTGCTATTTTGTTTATCTAATCTATACTCTAGTGAACCTCAGGGGTCACTATgacttgtttttatttgattaagtTATGTTAAGTATTGCAATTAGTTGTTTCTTTCATTTCTAGTTtttgtactcccagttagagtaagtagtcccataacaaaacgagaatctcaagcgaagtatcaacaatgaagcaacatgtatgaaagtggtaggaagtgaatgttcaaaattttttagtttcactctctttttcaataagtaacaaagcaggtatgaattgtcaaactcaaactcttaatgtgtgcaatgaaacttaaggtgttagtaaatactgtcagaagttctttatggtacattgtttattggatcagcttagccttaaccattgtgaggaaagctttccattgtttactatatgcaggagaccatcaattattttgacttgttcgtatcttgctaaaccggttgttgcattgtctgtggaaatctgtggaagtgatttaggcaattgtttgaatttgagagttctttgagccgattccaccgtaaaaattatcttcttctgtgagagtgtgatcctttgctaaccattctttgagcctgaggtcaaggtaagtatcataatatgcaccaaggaaatagctggtgagttttgatctcaataaaaagttttgttctggaccatcaaccataaaatttggtgatgtgttttctctttgacctttttagaaagtaggggagcattcatataatctgaatactggttgatctccaagttggggagagtcacattcaaaagaagagtaagtacttatggtaatcggtgaaagataaaagaagtcgtagcttaaaaaaaaaaaaagagaagtaacaacgtttgaatttaaagattgttgaaaaaaaaaagtgaaaaagaagaatcaagctacgaatgaatgaaaaacgatggacaggtaaaggaattagagttttagagaaaaagaaataagttatgaattggatgcttccctatattaggaacaacccttgattatcttcttttctttgaatctaaaccacattacaaccatagaaagatcttctgattctcagattccacaagacttgatgcgagcaatttggtgaacgtatggtatggatctttgttgatttaattgtttggatgagtgtttaacccctctttgagtcatcatattttctgataagagtgattagtgctggttCAAGCaactgtgtagtgttttgaacttctggaggtaatttgctttcaaagtttgtttcatgtgtatattctgagtttgcaggtagaagaggagtatttgacttagttactggattgaaccacttgaaaaaaaaaaaaactttttgaaaaacttgttgcatgattgtcggtaaactttgctggaggtaagtaattttgtttagggacaaacaaaactctaagttggggagagtttgttaggagtaaattaatggtaaattcatgtgttaatagaagtgatttagtttccaaaccaatgcaaaatgtgataaatccataggtttttattaagaattgaactgaacaagtttagttcgtgcgtaaagcaaatcgaatcacttgtgggtgttattgttgcaggtttagagctgaattgaagcttgagaagaacatgaggaggaaagagagctggaagtctcaaaggcagaagaaaaagatggaaattgcaaagggcgcgccgcgagagtttctagagcgcgccgcgaaaatatttctgttttgaagcgcgccgcgccagtccgatgccgcgccgcggcctcggcgttaaaagcccaaaacttctatttaaaagccctagcttccaagagagaaATAATTttgggaagagcgaaattaggagagcaatctgaaggtgcagccacaatcatcaattgaagaccaattctctatcaagcgaagacattcctttgatgaatatgaattcttccattaatctttgtgtgttcttcatgtctatggagagctaaacccctcgtgttgaatctaaggtagtagttaacctatgaatatacattaccattaattaattcctatgaacaattgtttgaattcattatcaataagaaatcttgtttttattcttaaattatcgttgaatctttgatcgaaagaaaggatttaacttttgccctaggttactatattgattcacttgcaatttgcagagatggaattgtaattgggttttcacaattatcgttcttaattactattatcgttattgatatttggagagatcgaatctcataccggtaaaagttatctaatttgatttgcagacatggaatcttatttgaggataagtgaagataatgatttaaaagattgttcaattgtgaattaattgataattgtataggaataggttgatgaaccctaaggttcaacatatttctctaatcgttaacaacagttcgttactcgcttttaatttattgtttacttttgatattattagaatcataaaacaaaccaactcaattttcctaactcaaaataaacaactatagaacggcagtgatattaaccaatccctgtggatacgatatattaccgaaaatatttacccaaaaatactttcaacatatacacacgattaaattccaaccaattcatactCAAAATTACATCAGGCTGCTCTAACGGAAGAAAAACTAAATCAATCccgaaatctctaccaaagatactcaatggacaattcaaacacacaaaagaagtagaaataGAACCCATAgtaggtgtatcaataaccatacttctacgtatatcagataacacaagattcaatctcttagcacaatcaaaagaaatgaaagaatgtctTGCActagtatcaataatagcaatcaaaggtgtactattaataaagcacgtaccttggattagcctatcatcagTAGTAACCTCCGCACCAGACAATACAAACACTTTCCCCTTCTCTTGCTCCTTCTTCGgtttgtcacacttggtactaatgtgaccttgctctccaCAATTGTAGTAATTCACTTTTGAACCACTTCTACACTCGTGAGACTTGTGGCCCACCTTGCCACATTTGAAACACGTCGCATCAGATTGAGGACATTCAGAAATACGATGTCCCTCAACACCACACCTATAGCACTTGACAGGAGTCTGAGATCTTCCCCCACTTGGTTTCTTGCCATTACCAGCTTTCTGCTTTCCTTTACCATCATACAGTTTCCCACGGAATTGACCTTTCTTCTCATTCATagccttgtagtgagaagcactctccctactatcctcatcaaagatccgactcttgttaaccaactccgTAAAATGAGTAATTTGTTGGTAACCAATtgccttcttgatatcaggccTCAAACCATtgacaaacttcaaacacttagatctctccgcattcatagtattgtagtgaggacaatacttgataagctcctgaaatctagcagcatatacagcaacagtaccatttccttgcttcaaatCAAGGAACTCCACGTCTTTCTTTCCACGACAATCt
Coding sequences within:
- the LOC131629110 gene encoding uncharacterized protein LOC131629110, which produces MNEKKGQFRGKLYDGKGKQKAGNGKKPSGGRSQTPVKCYRCGVEGHRISECPQSDATCFKCGKVGHKSHECRSGSKVNYYNCGEQGHISTKCDKPKKEQEKGKVFVLSGAEVTTDDRLIQEISGLI